The DNA window ttattttaattatacatatatacatatatttacatacaggATAACACGCAGAGGTCATTcactttttttaacaaaacctttgttttgtatacaaataatttatgtttaacttcaaagtgtaagaaaaaaaattaattcagttaTATTAACAGTAAAAAGATTTGTCTattcagtaattaatattcacagaccattaattattttaaaatgttcttataTGCCAATGCCAGATAACGAAATGTTCTTGTAAAATAATGagtacaaaattaaagttataaatagtgtaaagCACAGTATATACCTTTATTGTTAATCAAAATAcggaaaaaataacaaagaaaaaacagagaatgtaaagaaaaaattgttgAGCCAAAAGGCGGTCCTATCGCCACCTGGAGAATTCTCCCAGATAAACTTTTAAGACCttgaaacaatattaaaataaaaaatacaaaaaaaaatattcaatcgtACTACATATATCATATTCGCATAAAAACTCGCggctatattattatttaaaaagaaaataagcctttattataatcatcatTGTCAAGGTTCAACATTGTATTTAATGGAAGcgataaatgtatatttaaatatgccaCAAGGCCAAGAACAAACAACACGTCTGCACTGACGATGAATTAAAGAGTTTTAGATTTATCGTCGTACGAAAATAGAAGTCTCATTCACTCAAAATATAACTGGAATTATTGCATTTCaactattcttataaatatataaatctatagattttatattataataagaattgcttgcccgatgttaggatagtaATACCATCACATTTCTTGTGTGCtgtcaggaatcttctggttcacgcGGCTAGATGTCTctatgtgatattttatccatacaacgccGTTTCCCGGCGATGCTCGTTaaattttccatatttttcGTGTATCTAACAACCAGCTGattgtttattgttgtttataataataaaaaaaattacattaagtgAGTGGACTTCGCTCGGATTATTGGCTGTTCTGCGTCGcgaattctttataaaacttatctaAATCAATTGATATCTTTGTTATATCATTGATAAACAtcttattacattttctagaacatgtaacatttttatttattaaaaagttacaaacAAAGAcacaatttactttttttccaTTTACTCCTTGGGAAGCGTTTTTCGCTATTAGAGCAGTTTAAGAACAATCTATATCTTTGTTAAATCTCTTCAAAGCTCAGTTGAAACATTGAGACTTGAGACAGACTCGAGTGCATaaagttactttaatattCAACTATGATAAAAACctaatcatatttaatgaGGAATTAATCGAGAAATCTTTATACAATGAAGTCATTAAGATACACGGGATGAGTGATCACCAGCAGTGTTGTGTGATAACTCGTGGCTGAGTGACGGAAGTGTCATTggagtaataatattttcaaaatggaAATGTCTCAGAGAGATTCAGAAGATTCTGAGAGTTTCTTCAAATACTACAGTGATGATAAcagttatttcaataaatataagaagttAGAAAAAGAGGACTTCGAGTACTTTCTGAGCAGAAGAGGTCTAACTCAAAAGATAACACCCACTCAACAGTTGAGTAAgtcaataagttatttatttttactatttaaataaaatagcataaattaaaatgttttaataaaaattatttttgtgttaatttttatttctcggGTTCCcttgatttaatttcatatatttcatttaatgtgtTGTAAGTCGGGACATCACTTCGATTTTGAGAtcctttttcttatttaatccTTAAAGCGATAACTCCATCTCGTTCTGTAATATTACTCTCTACTTATCGACACTGAATTAACATAATGCTGTGATTtacatattctattttatttatactgtcTGTACATTTGTgatgttaagaaaaatattctatgacAGTTTAAACATCGACATTTATACCTTCCGTTGTTGgaagtgaattaaatttatccgATTTCAGGTGAACTTGCCGAAAAATATGACaggaaagttaataaaaatctctCGGAAGGTATGAATAATGAATTGACTTTTCCTTTCACTGACatcgaaataacaaaaaacaatggaacgaaaattattataagaggGGAGGAGTTAGAGCACTCGCAACAATACCTGTCTCCAAAAgggtaatcattatttaatgatacaaAACTTTACTTGGCTCTAGCTTTTTCTACTGatcattaaatactttacataGAATGAGGGCAAAGTTTTAGGACCTACTCAGAGAACGCGTCGTATTTTAATCCTCTCAGGTCAAAGTTTAAATTCAGCTATGGAATCATCAAAAGCTGAATTTGAAATCAAAGTTTGTAAATTGGAAAATTGCTAAAATTGTCAAATTGAATAAATCCGTGTATTCCGTATTTACGTATCTGCTGTCTGCTTATTACATTCTTATGAATTTCTCGTAAAGTTTCCCCTTTTATCTTGCTTTTATGTTATCTATTCCGTTAAAATAATTCCTATATAGCCAATAATATAAGCATGTTTCAGCTTGCCGCGTCTCCATTCAGAGCTGAAGAATATTCTTGAGGAGGTGCACCGTCCGCCGCCGCTGGAGAGAGACCTGCTCGTTACCAATGGAACACATCACGGTCTGCAGCTGTGTACGGACGTCCTGGTAGACCCTGGAGATCCTGTCATAGCCACTGAATATTCATACATCGGGTTACACGCCATTGTTAGTGaattaacacaataatattagaaaagttCATAATAATAACCTGTAGAAAAAACCATGCAACGCAAATGCACGTTATACTCATTATTCAAGATAGCATTTGCAGTTCGGCTCAGTCTAGTCTAGTAATTTTATAGACAAATTGACAGACTACGTCCTAGTTCATTACAAGTCCTatctaataaaagaaataggagtaactaaggtttttttttaaaactaaatatttagtatataagcataactaatattttcggatttacttcgCGTTTTTGTATGTGTGACTATTGACAGACATTTTTAtgtcgtctgtccgtgatcacaattactgcaaagtaaccgaaacgtcgggagtatatcgaataaaataataatataaaacctagTACacacgaaaatattagttttatttaaatgtatgctCGCTGATGTCatagaaaagattttattcattCCAGTTACGACAATATGAGGTAGAGTACCTTGGCATTCCAGAAGATAAACACGGTCTCATACCAGAGACACTGGTCTCTGTTCTGAACGAGAGATTAACTAAAGGTCTCAAAATGCCTAAAGTGATGTACCTCATACCGACAGTCAGCAATCCAACAGGTTACCTGATGACAGAAGAAAGGAAACAGAAGATCTACGAGATAGCCTGCAAGTATAACATGATGATCGTGGAAGATGATGtttatatgtacttaaattataCTGACGTGAGTGATAgacaagaatataaaatattagctgGTTATTAGCAtcgaataaaaagtttttcggcaatttttgaaaaatttgtcCTGAAAAGACATTATACAGTAGACACATCTCTAGACCAAACATACTATTAATTCCTTAAACTTTTGGCAGTTCTTACTTTTCttggtattaatataaactgtcTGGATTTGGTCTGATGGTAGGCGGAAGTGAGATTGGTGGTGGTTAACATGGTGGTGAAAGATacccattttatatatagaaggAAAACACACGCAGTCAAAACATTCCAATCTCTAGTTGAAGAGCGAAATG is part of the Danaus plexippus chromosome 22 unlocalized genomic scaffold, MEX_DaPlex mxdp_33, whole genome shotgun sequence genome and encodes:
- the LOC116773681 gene encoding kynurenine/alpha-aminoadipate aminotransferase, mitochondrial-like codes for the protein MEMSQRDSEDSESFFKYYSDDNSYFNKYKKLEKEDFEYFLSRRGLTQKITPTQQLSELAEKYDRKVNKNLSEGMNNELTFPFTDIEITKNNGTKIIIRGEELEHSQQYLSPKGLPRLHSELKNILEEVHRPPPLERDLLVTNGTHHGLQLCTDVLVDPGDPVIATEYSYIGLHAILRQYEVEYLGIPEDKHGLIPETLVSVLNERLTKGLKMPKVMYLIPTVSNPTGYLMTEERKQKIYEIACKYNMMIVEDDVYMYLNYTDMTVPSFLSMDTAGRVLRVSSLSKVMMAGLRVGWVTGPTELITTMQLASYSQIVHPCSLAQTIVLHLITDREYIKDQIVKNRDFYKKQLNAVHDALTTIEDLIEWEKPDGGYYIWVKIRGIEDVRNMVYQTSFIHGLMLEPGHGFSYDHDKPCPYIRLTFTKANLDTLEDDVKTIGDIIRHEIRLSEGKNLER